Genomic segment of Malania oleifera isolate guangnan ecotype guangnan chromosome 7, ASM2987363v1, whole genome shotgun sequence:
ATCCTGTCTCTGCTACAAAGACATCCAAGACGTTGTTGACCTTGACAACATCATCAtcgtcatagtcctcatcatcaCTCTCCTCACCCTCCTGTCGTTGGTGGATGGACATCACATTAGGGGTGGTTTTTGGTTGGAACTCAATCAAGTGCATCAAGTTAGGGTCGATAGGCATGGTATGGGACCCAATGATCCACAACATGGTTGACACTGGGCGTGAATCATACACACAAGCTATCACTCGCAACTCACTCTCTAGACTTTTAAATTCTAGGGCCTCGGGCTTGTAAACCAGTGACTTGTCTCTTTTCACTATATAAGTCAACAGTGGGCCCACAATTCCAACAGTTATTACCCCTGTGGTTGCCACCAAATTGTTCATCAGATAACTTAATTCCTGAAACATCAGTTAAAATATATCATGATAAAAATTACATGTTCAAATAATTAATAAATGTTGGGATAAAAATTCAATAAACTTAATTTAAGACTTATTTTTTATAGAATATAAAAATTCGACAAGCTTTGTCATAAATCTTACTTTTAAAAACCATCTAATTTGAAGAATTTGATAATGCATGACAGAATGTCATTCATGGAGTCCTAGAGTACGAAAAGAAGTACATATAGCATTGCTTtctttaaagaagaaaaaaaagggatCAATGCTGCAGCATGTACAGCGTGTATTATGTAAGATGATAATTAACATAATGGAAGATGATGGTCCAATCGAGCAAGAGGAAGGTTTTGCGTAGTATTAGAAGGAGAGAGATCGATCAAAGAACTTTGCGTAGAGTATTCCTAATTAAAGGTTTAAATGCTAAGGTTTGTTCTTTTACATTATAATGGAAATTTTTGTCAGTAAAATTGTTGAATTCGTTCTCTTTTTTCAAATGCTAGACTTTTTGGAGGATTGTGGCTGGAGATGTACAATTCTCTGAAGatgattattatttatttatttttatgattgaaagaaaaCCTTGAGTAGTCAAAGTCTTTTAAACCCTTATCCCATTGTCAAACATGGTGTGAATTGACCACGCCCACCATAACTAGTGCGGAATAATCCAAAAATAATCCAGTGAAGACTCGAATTCAAAGCCCTTTTCAGTCTCTTGCCCTCATCACTGAGCCACGCTCCGATGAGTCACtaatttcctttattattatgtatgtctGTAAACAATCTATCGTACTGTTAATTCTCACAACTATAAGCATTTCCCATGCAATACTTACCGCATAATTGTCGTTGTCCTTGGAAGCCTTGAGGTTGATGCCCAAGCTGGTGACCAGAAGATCAATGTCGAAGTAACCCGTCAAGCTAAGCAAGAAAGGCACAATGGTGACGCCCGCGGGCGGAATCCTCAAGTAGCGGCAAGCGGCCAGCGCGCCGCAGATCTTGCCGCCGACGCCAATGCAGATAGTGATGAAAACAATGCCGAGGCTCCTTGGATTGCGCACCAGCCATGATATGTCCGCCTGGAACCCCATGTAAGCAAAGAAAATCGGCAGCGAGAATATATCCTGAAAAGAACTCAAGTTCTGCAACAGCGTCCGAGTCGTCTTGCCGCCCTTGGGGAAAGTCATCGCCATCAAAAAGCATGCTATCACCGAGTCGTACCCGTTGTACTCCGCCAGCATCGCCACGCTCAGCACCACCGTCAGCACGCACAGCAGGTGCATCGTCTTCAGGTACTTCTGGTTCCGGTTCTGCTGGTTCAGCCACCGCACCAGGTGGCGGTTCAAGTAGACCACCCCCACCATCACCAGCCCGCTCACGATCACGCTCGTCACAGACCGTTTGGCCCCGGTTGAGTCCGTTCTGAAGCTGATCATCACGACCAGAGCCAGCGAGCACACCACGTTGGTGGCCACGGCGGTGTGGACGGCTAGCCGCCCGGTGTCGGCGGTGGTGATATTTAGGTCCGCGACCATGCGGATGACCAGGAACGGCGCCGTGTTGGCGCTGGTCAAGGTGAGAAAGATAATGAAGGCGAAGACGCTGAGCTCGACGGTGGTGATGGCGTGGATGAGGATTACTATGGGGTAGGAGAGGAGGGTGGCGAAGACGCCGCACATGGCGACCCCGGTGAGTGCGAAGATCATCACCGGCCTGCCGTGGCTCTTAAGGTAGGAAATGTCGAGCTCCAGGCCGATCAGAAACATGAAGATGATGCGGTTGATGAGCGCCATTGATTTGAAGTACATGTCGGAATTCTGTGGCGAAAATATAACATCCAAATACTTCATACGCGACAGCGCAGTGGGGCCTAGCAGCAACCCAGCCTGTGAGGAATTAAATATTAATTCATAAttacttttaataaaaaaaatattaacattGAATGGAAAAAATAGTTCTACTTCTATCCAATTGAGAGAGATCTATTGTATTTTTAAGGCATACTTACAAAAATATTGGCTAAAGTTGCAGGCAAGCCAAAAGTATTGAAAATCATTTGGAAGATGTGAGAGGTGACAAGAACACAGATGACTTGCCCTCCCAATGCAATGAGGGGAGACTGCTTCCATTCAGTAAATAGTAGATCTTGCTTGTGATAAATGGAGCTTGTTGTCACACTTGCAGCCATTTGCCCTGACAAACTTACGAGGATTGATCAAGCAAAATAATTAGGAGAAATGAAGAAGCAATATAGGAATCAATTAACTGAGCAAAGGGGTTATTGCTGGTAATAAATATGATCGTTGCGAATGAATGGATGACCATCACTTACGGTGTCTTTGGCAAAGAAAAGTTCTCTAATATATTCATAATAAATAGGTCAATTTGGAGCTATCCTTAATAAAAGGTGAATGGCGTGTCACCAAATCAAGATTCTCTAAACTTTTATTTTGTCGAGTTTTGTAGagtcaaatctctctctctctctctctctctctctctctctctctctctctcatacacacacatacatgatTTGACATTATTTgagttttcaatatatatatatatagaattag
This window contains:
- the LOC131160799 gene encoding cation/H(+) antiporter 2, which produces MAASVTTSSIYHKQDLLFTEWKQSPLIALGGQVICVLVTSHIFQMIFNTFGLPATLANIFAGLLLGPTALSRMKYLDVIFSPQNSDMYFKSMALINRIIFMFLIGLELDISYLKSHGRPVMIFALTGVAMCGVFATLLSYPIVILIHAITTVELSVFAFIIFLTLTSANTAPFLVIRMVADLNITTADTGRLAVHTAVATNVVCSLALVVMISFRTDSTGAKRSVTSVIVSGLVMVGVVYLNRHLVRWLNQQNRNQKYLKTMHLLCVLTVVLSVAMLAEYNGYDSVIACFLMAMTFPKGGKTTRTLLQNLSSFQDIFSLPIFFAYMGFQADISWLVRNPRSLGIVFITICIGVGGKICGALAACRYLRIPPAGVTIVPFLLSLTGYFDIDLLVTSLGINLKASKDNDNYAELSYLMNNLVATTGVITVGIVGPLLTYIVKRDKSLVYKPEALEFKSLESELRVIACVYDSRPVSTMLWIIGSHTMPIDPNLMHLIEFQPKTTPNVMSIHQRQEGEESDDEDYDDDDVVKVNNVLDVFVAETGLWVHQLKAISKFSTMCKDVCEATVDWRASFLLLPFHKHQRINREMIIGKEGIRTTNQKVLRYAPCTVGILIDRGLSGPPQVLPDSETIQHVATLFFGGPDDREALAYSIRTCKHPQVNLTVIRFLLTYTKKFNNCDDATNEEAPSIMKSSSHEEDEIEKDGDNAFITSFYDRYVTTGQVGFVEKYVNNGRETAEALRDMGDMYSLFIVGRGGRGPLPMTIEMSDWEECPELGTVGDLLASSDFGISGSVLVIQQHRHSPYSDNH